One Pelagicoccus sp. SDUM812003 genomic window carries:
- a CDS encoding c-type cytochrome, with product MSHRHCSCLHPIATASALSLAVALAGCGKEPEKKTIAQPFDPAAVTLDDPDLIAGQQTWLGTCKTCHMTGLTGAPIIGNTEAWAPRIAKGLDTLYDHALNGFIGPKYTEMPPKGGFTELSDEEVKQAVRFMTHVSK from the coding sequence ATGTCCCATCGCCATTGCAGCTGCCTCCATCCGATCGCCACGGCTAGCGCCCTATCGCTTGCCGTCGCGCTCGCGGGCTGCGGAAAGGAACCGGAAAAGAAGACGATCGCCCAGCCTTTCGATCCGGCCGCCGTCACGCTCGACGATCCCGACTTGATTGCGGGTCAACAAACCTGGCTCGGCACCTGCAAGACCTGCCATATGACCGGGCTCACGGGCGCTCCCATTATCGGAAACACCGAGGCATGGGCGCCACGCATCGCCAAAGGACTGGATACGCTGTACGACCACGCTCTAAACGGCTTCATCGGACCGAAATACACCGAGATGCCGCCTAAAGGAGGATTCACCGAACTCAGCGATGAAGAAGTGAAACAAGCCGTGCGTTTCATGACCCATGTCAGCAAATAG
- a CDS encoding group 1 truncated hemoglobin — translation MSETQTPSLYDRIGGEAAVDAAVDLFYKKVLADDRIKHFFEGVDMSKQIGHQKKFLTYAFGGAPQYTGRSMRAAHKRLVEEMGLNESHFHAVMENLGATLQELGVPMDMIGEAAAIAESTKGDVLNK, via the coding sequence ATGAGCGAAACGCAAACACCCTCTCTCTACGACCGCATCGGCGGCGAAGCCGCCGTGGACGCCGCAGTCGACCTTTTCTACAAGAAGGTTCTCGCCGACGATCGCATCAAACACTTCTTCGAAGGCGTCGACATGAGCAAGCAGATCGGCCACCAGAAGAAGTTTCTCACCTACGCCTTCGGTGGAGCTCCCCAGTACACCGGTCGCAGCATGCGCGCAGCCCACAAGCGCCTGGTGGAGGAGATGGGCCTCAACGAAAGCCATTTCCACGCCGTGATGGAAAACCTCGGCGCCACCCTGCAGGAGCTTGGCGTGCCGATGGATATGATCGGCGAAGCTGCGGCGATCGCCGAGTCCACCAAGGGCGACGTGCTCAACAAGTAG
- a CDS encoding DUF3365 domain-containing protein: MNKKTNSLAVAATVATLTLSSILFSGCDDSSEAASGISPQKMADALHLVMSSDRTVYTRNVVNRLTKQDKVITASEHWVDDKALPLPAQMFRMGAEMVAEKSNGEFSYSLQSLWPINKQNAPKTDAEKEGLQFIADNPGQNYYAEETLGGTKYFTGIYADTGVAAACIDCHNEHKDSPRTDFKMGEVMGGVVIRIPLD, from the coding sequence ATGAACAAGAAAACGAACTCCTTGGCTGTCGCTGCGACCGTAGCGACCCTCACCCTCTCCTCGATCCTCTTTTCGGGCTGCGACGACAGCTCGGAAGCTGCTAGCGGCATCAGTCCGCAGAAGATGGCGGACGCTCTGCACCTCGTGATGAGCTCCGACCGTACCGTCTACACCCGCAACGTGGTCAACCGACTCACCAAACAGGACAAGGTCATCACCGCTAGCGAACATTGGGTGGATGACAAGGCCCTGCCGCTACCTGCTCAAATGTTCCGCATGGGGGCAGAGATGGTAGCCGAAAAAAGCAATGGTGAATTCAGTTATTCACTACAGTCGCTCTGGCCGATCAACAAGCAGAACGCTCCGAAAACCGATGCCGAAAAAGAGGGCTTGCAGTTCATCGCCGACAATCCCGGTCAAAACTACTACGCAGAGGAGACGCTGGGCGGCACCAAGTACTTCACCGGCATCTACGCCGACACAGGCGTAGCCGCAGCCTGCATCGACTGCCACAACGAGCACAAGGACTCGCCTCGCACCGACTTCAAGATGGGCGAAGTCATGGGCGGCGTCGTCATCAGAATTCCTCTCGACTAA
- a CDS encoding Rrf2 family transcriptional regulator has translation MELTKFSDYSLRLLIYLALNDDRLVSLQEVADAYQISRNHLVKIAGNLNQLGYVQATRGKGGGLRLAKAPRDINAGQLVRLTEGDAPLIECFDPVKNSCCLSPACVLKGALKQAENAFYSELERFTLADLVKRPENLRRQFPSLSESRVSE, from the coding sequence ATGGAGCTCACCAAATTTTCAGACTACAGCCTTCGTCTCCTCATCTACCTCGCCCTGAACGACGATCGCCTGGTCTCGCTCCAGGAAGTCGCCGACGCCTACCAGATCTCCCGAAACCATCTGGTCAAAATCGCTGGAAACCTGAATCAGCTCGGCTACGTGCAGGCCACTCGAGGAAAAGGAGGCGGTCTGCGCCTCGCCAAAGCCCCACGGGACATCAACGCAGGACAGCTCGTCCGTCTCACCGAAGGAGACGCGCCGCTCATCGAATGCTTCGACCCAGTGAAAAACTCCTGCTGCTTGTCACCCGCTTGCGTGCTCAAAGGGGCCCTGAAACAAGCCGAAAACGCCTTCTATTCCGAGCTGGAACGATTCACTTTGGCCGACCTCGTCAAGCGTCCCGAAAACTTGCGAAGACAGTTCCCCAGCCTTAGCGAAAGTCGCGTTTCCGAATAG
- the hisF gene encoding imidazole glycerol phosphate synthase subunit HisF — MLAKRIIPCLDVHAGRVVKGVKFKELRDAGDPVACAKAYDEQGADELVFLDITASSDERQIMRDVVEQTASECFMPLTVGGGLRTVEDITKMLHSGADKVSLNTAAINNPDLIFQSARKFGNQCIVLAIDAKRDGDSWRVFTHGGRNPTPLDAIEWAKKGVSLGAGEILLTSMDADGTLAGYDCELTRRISEAVEVPVIASGGAGNLDHLVDVLQKGKADAVLAASIFHFGTYTIGQAKERLANAGLPARL; from the coding sequence ATGTTAGCCAAACGCATCATCCCTTGCCTCGACGTTCACGCCGGCCGCGTGGTCAAAGGCGTTAAGTTCAAAGAGCTCCGCGACGCGGGAGATCCCGTCGCCTGCGCCAAGGCCTACGACGAGCAGGGCGCCGACGAGCTGGTCTTTCTCGATATCACCGCATCCTCCGACGAGCGCCAGATCATGCGCGATGTGGTCGAGCAAACCGCCTCCGAGTGCTTCATGCCCCTGACCGTCGGCGGCGGTCTGCGAACGGTGGAGGACATCACCAAGATGCTGCACTCCGGGGCCGACAAGGTCTCGCTCAATACCGCAGCCATCAACAATCCCGACCTCATCTTCCAGTCGGCCCGCAAGTTCGGAAACCAATGCATCGTGCTGGCCATCGACGCCAAGCGCGACGGCGACTCCTGGCGCGTCTTCACTCACGGCGGACGAAACCCCACCCCGCTCGACGCCATCGAATGGGCCAAGAAGGGCGTCTCGCTAGGAGCGGGAGAAATCCTGCTCACCAGCATGGACGCCGATGGCACCCTCGCCGGCTACGACTGCGAGCTTACCCGACGCATCTCCGAAGCGGTGGAGGTACCAGTCATCGCGTCCGGCGGAGCCGGAAACCTGGACCACCTGGTCGACGTTCTCCAAAAGGGCAAAGCCGACGCGGTACTTGCCGCTTCCATTTTCCACTTCGGCACCTACACTATCGGCCAAGCGAAAGAGCGCCTCGCAAACGCCGGATTGCCCGCCCGTCTCTAG
- a CDS encoding ATP-binding protein, with the protein MPPSLLRFLGLAAIVAGLLLRSLYGEQPYSPARTDPNLESWRWTEFPFLDGRGVSYMTESPANTFWFGGAGSIYRYDGYEVREFGPATGFLGTATLSLETSPSGDLYAGSDQGLFRFEGERWIPVLASHTPGRVQIREISFLPDGAVLVGIGEREENEDTPRNWHGLGLIRGDQMKLYSAATPARDDFYGTVQNLTAVSPPEEIGIMMSDTKELNVTSSLVASDGSVYAVISKNNGDNNHIARFAYAPDSFELTLQDAFFRADGISIDSLSNLIESEDGEIWATSNSAVSGISRWNGSTWSHLRITDHFPGSELFYHSLRSSDGAIWVDGFGQYFVFRSGSWTKYAAPEVPLTSNNRINFFEAADGAMWLIASNSKVFRLDYASRSWKTLKGLAFQLETPAGESYYLTEEGRVARESDDVWTSYGTEDGLIDAPVRLFLTSYGELWAIGSHRKDAALSYRDSKGNWNILSFPSLSWGLDHRAAFEDRSGRLYFAAAVDTSPEQEPGIIRFNRPVGSKEDWTLLRSDPRNITKGSFYGLGQDPQGRIWVGGRPPVIVESDALKRTKQFPHLSTYVDYVFNQPDGDLWLLTRDQGILQITDHGEVWHTIDTDLPSHSLISGFARSGEDVWVALSDQIAHFDGISWSSFMQLPEANYTRAGVFIKDGPSDGIHIVQVSNQWTRRALYDSQPAEIAIPFQTLTAFKDKSAPRIEITHFEPQVSERGNTSITWQAVDYLEATPRDKIEYSYKLNDRQWTPFARQNHQMFLGLPHGSHTLQVKARDHGFNVSPEIAAVTFSVTAPIWRQTWFQATIAVLVGLVIFLWILTQSRNNRLQLLNANLSKANEKLQLQRATIESQNRILRQGKSDLEKRVRERTKDLEQAKRKAEESDHLKSAFLANVSHEIRTPMNAIIGFSDLLMASTQTQGEQRDFIRTIQNSGKDLLNLIDDIIEISKIESEKIEIETQDISVDWILSQTHDTFRGVLTSFGRDNLQFLVAKEELPEGCILNTDPDRLKQVLKNLISNAIKFTPDGYIQLGCRPTAQGDALEFSVEDSGFGIKKEQLSLIFERFQKGDTNLGHTYRGSGLGLAISQNLVSKLGGALRVESEYQKGSRFYFSLPWDGRIRRDFDVPQAEAPEIPPPSIPHRPQEPVLLVEDEETNSTLMAKMLQQLGVPFVHASSGERAVALCKRRTFSAVLMDIKLPEMQGDEAARRIREIAPDLPIISQTAYAMAGERERYSHDPFSGYLSKPLSISSLAQALNATGRVR; encoded by the coding sequence ATGCCCCCTTCTCTCCTCCGCTTCCTTGGACTAGCAGCGATTGTCGCTGGTCTGCTCCTTCGTTCCCTCTATGGCGAGCAGCCCTACTCGCCTGCCCGAACCGATCCGAACCTGGAGAGTTGGCGCTGGACGGAGTTTCCCTTTCTCGACGGTCGCGGAGTGTCTTACATGACCGAATCTCCGGCAAACACCTTCTGGTTTGGCGGAGCCGGATCCATCTACCGCTACGACGGCTACGAAGTGCGCGAATTCGGTCCGGCAACCGGCTTCCTCGGGACCGCGACCCTCAGTCTCGAAACCTCGCCCTCCGGCGACCTCTACGCTGGAAGCGATCAAGGGCTCTTCCGATTCGAAGGGGAGCGGTGGATACCCGTGCTCGCAAGCCACACGCCGGGACGCGTGCAGATCCGAGAAATCAGCTTTCTGCCCGACGGCGCCGTGCTGGTAGGCATCGGCGAGAGAGAAGAGAACGAAGACACGCCTCGAAACTGGCATGGCCTAGGCCTCATTCGAGGCGACCAGATGAAACTCTACTCCGCCGCCACCCCTGCCAGAGACGACTTCTACGGCACGGTCCAGAACCTGACAGCGGTTTCTCCACCCGAGGAAATCGGTATCATGATGTCGGATACGAAAGAGCTAAACGTCACCTCGAGTCTCGTGGCCAGCGATGGATCCGTCTACGCGGTGATCTCGAAAAACAATGGCGACAACAACCACATCGCGCGTTTCGCCTACGCGCCAGACTCCTTCGAGCTCACGCTGCAAGACGCCTTCTTCCGGGCCGATGGGATCAGCATCGATAGCCTATCGAACCTCATCGAGAGCGAAGACGGCGAGATTTGGGCAACCAGCAACAGCGCTGTGAGCGGGATCAGCCGCTGGAACGGCTCCACTTGGTCGCATCTCCGGATCACGGACCATTTTCCCGGCTCCGAGCTGTTCTACCACTCCCTCCGGTCGAGCGACGGGGCCATTTGGGTAGACGGCTTCGGCCAGTACTTCGTGTTCCGCTCGGGAAGCTGGACCAAGTACGCGGCGCCAGAAGTCCCGCTCACCTCGAACAATCGCATCAACTTCTTCGAAGCGGCCGACGGGGCCATGTGGCTGATCGCTAGCAACTCCAAGGTCTTTCGACTGGACTACGCCAGCCGCAGCTGGAAAACCCTGAAGGGCCTCGCCTTTCAACTGGAAACGCCGGCTGGAGAGAGCTACTACTTGACCGAGGAGGGGCGCGTAGCGCGAGAGTCGGACGACGTCTGGACCAGCTACGGCACGGAGGACGGTCTCATCGACGCTCCCGTCAGGTTGTTTCTGACATCCTATGGCGAGCTGTGGGCCATCGGCAGCCACCGAAAAGACGCCGCCCTCTCCTATCGCGATTCGAAAGGAAACTGGAACATCCTTTCCTTTCCTAGCCTTTCCTGGGGGCTCGATCATCGGGCGGCGTTCGAAGACCGATCAGGCCGACTTTATTTCGCCGCGGCCGTCGACACCAGCCCCGAACAAGAGCCAGGCATCATCCGCTTCAATCGCCCCGTGGGAAGCAAGGAGGACTGGACGCTGCTGCGCAGCGATCCTCGAAACATCACCAAAGGCAGCTTCTATGGCTTAGGCCAGGACCCACAGGGCCGGATCTGGGTCGGCGGGCGTCCTCCCGTGATCGTTGAGAGCGACGCGCTGAAACGGACCAAGCAGTTCCCTCACCTCTCCACCTACGTCGACTACGTCTTCAACCAGCCCGACGGAGACTTGTGGCTGCTCACCCGCGATCAAGGCATTCTGCAAATAACCGACCACGGAGAGGTCTGGCATACCATCGACACCGACCTGCCCTCCCATTCGCTGATCTCCGGATTCGCCAGGAGCGGAGAGGATGTCTGGGTGGCCCTGTCCGACCAGATCGCCCACTTCGACGGTATCTCCTGGAGCAGCTTCATGCAGCTGCCTGAAGCGAACTACACGCGGGCAGGCGTGTTCATAAAAGACGGTCCCAGCGATGGCATACACATCGTGCAGGTCAGCAATCAATGGACGCGCCGAGCGCTCTACGATTCGCAGCCCGCAGAGATCGCGATCCCCTTCCAAACGCTCACCGCCTTCAAGGACAAGTCGGCGCCGCGCATCGAAATCACCCATTTCGAGCCCCAAGTCAGCGAACGCGGCAATACCTCCATAACCTGGCAGGCGGTGGACTACCTCGAAGCGACGCCCCGGGATAAAATCGAATACTCCTACAAGCTGAACGATCGCCAATGGACTCCCTTCGCCAGGCAGAACCACCAGATGTTTCTCGGCTTGCCTCACGGCTCGCACACCCTGCAGGTCAAGGCTAGGGATCACGGGTTCAACGTTTCCCCTGAGATCGCCGCCGTGACTTTCTCCGTGACAGCTCCCATCTGGAGGCAAACCTGGTTCCAAGCCACCATCGCCGTCCTCGTCGGACTTGTCATTTTCCTATGGATACTCACCCAAAGCCGGAACAACCGACTTCAGCTGCTGAACGCAAATCTATCCAAGGCCAACGAAAAACTGCAGCTCCAACGCGCGACCATCGAGTCCCAGAATAGGATCCTCCGCCAAGGCAAGTCCGACCTGGAGAAACGCGTGAGGGAGCGAACCAAGGACCTCGAGCAAGCGAAACGGAAAGCCGAAGAATCCGACCACCTCAAGTCGGCCTTTCTCGCCAACGTTTCGCACGAGATTCGCACCCCCATGAACGCCATCATCGGCTTCTCCGACCTGCTCATGGCCAGCACCCAGACCCAAGGCGAGCAGCGCGACTTCATTCGCACCATCCAAAACAGCGGAAAGGACCTTCTCAATCTCATAGACGACATCATCGAGATCTCCAAAATCGAGTCGGAAAAGATCGAAATTGAAACGCAGGACATATCCGTAGATTGGATACTTAGCCAGACCCACGATACCTTTCGCGGCGTCTTGACCAGCTTTGGCCGCGACAACCTGCAGTTTCTCGTCGCCAAGGAGGAGCTCCCGGAAGGCTGCATCCTGAATACGGACCCCGATCGGCTCAAGCAAGTGCTCAAGAACCTGATCAGCAACGCGATCAAATTCACCCCGGATGGCTACATCCAGCTGGGCTGCAGACCGACCGCTCAAGGAGACGCCTTGGAGTTCTCGGTGGAGGACTCGGGATTCGGCATCAAGAAGGAACAGCTTTCGCTCATCTTCGAACGCTTCCAAAAGGGCGACACCAATCTCGGCCACACCTACCGAGGAAGCGGGCTGGGGCTGGCGATCAGCCAAAACCTCGTCTCCAAGCTGGGCGGCGCCTTGCGAGTCGAGTCGGAGTATCAGAAAGGAAGTCGCTTCTATTTCTCTCTACCCTGGGATGGTAGAATTCGGCGCGACTTCGACGTTCCGCAGGCCGAAGCCCCGGAAATCCCCCCTCCCTCCATTCCCCACAGGCCGCAGGAGCCGGTGCTTCTGGTGGAGGACGAGGAGACAAACTCCACCCTGATGGCGAAGATGCTGCAACAGCTTGGCGTGCCGTTCGTGCACGCCTCCTCCGGCGAGCGAGCGGTGGCCCTCTGCAAGCGAAGAACCTTTTCCGCTGTCCTCATGGATATCAAACTGCCCGAAATGCAAGGCGACGAAGCCGCCAGACGTATCCGAGAGATCGCCCCGGACCTGCCGATCATTTCCCAAACCGCCTACGCCATGGCAGGCGAGCGCGAGCGCTACAGCCACGATCCGTTCTCGGGCTACCTCTCCAAGCCGCTCTCCATATCCAGCCTCGCCCAAGCCCTCAACGCTACCGGACGCGTGCGCTAG
- the rho gene encoding transcription termination factor Rho, which produces MDSENEQTDNTITVEGVLEVTKKKTGQLLDMSKNGRQRPTDPFVPKELIRRFKLRSGNYIVAQATADPRFQNPKVRYVESVDGMPVDERRKVMPFTQLTTITPEEQIRLETDGKRMTTRAMDLFCPIGKGTRGLIVAPPRTGKTTLLTHIAQGINANHPEIHLMILLVDERPEEVTDFRRNIEAEVWASSNDEDLQSHLRVADLCIERAKCLVECGKDVVILMDSITRLARAHNSAKKSGRTMSGGLDIRALEKPRQIFAAARNTEEAGSLTIVASALIETGSRMDELIFQEFKGTGNMEMVLNRKIADMRIYPAMDIATSGTRREELLIPEEKLEGIHFFRRALVQQKPEEAAETMLTRLSKTESNQDLLDLISR; this is translated from the coding sequence ATGGATAGCGAAAACGAGCAAACAGACAATACCATCACCGTCGAGGGCGTCCTCGAAGTCACTAAGAAGAAGACCGGCCAGCTGCTCGACATGAGCAAAAACGGCCGCCAGCGCCCCACCGATCCATTCGTACCCAAGGAGTTGATCCGCCGCTTCAAGCTCCGTTCCGGAAACTACATCGTCGCTCAAGCCACCGCGGATCCCCGCTTCCAGAACCCTAAGGTTCGCTACGTGGAAAGCGTGGACGGCATGCCGGTGGACGAGCGCCGAAAGGTGATGCCCTTCACCCAGCTCACCACCATCACGCCGGAGGAGCAGATTCGTCTGGAAACCGATGGCAAGCGCATGACCACTCGCGCCATGGACCTCTTCTGCCCCATCGGCAAAGGCACCCGCGGTCTTATCGTGGCCCCGCCACGAACAGGCAAGACCACCTTGCTCACTCACATCGCCCAAGGCATCAACGCCAACCACCCGGAGATCCACCTGATGATCCTGCTGGTCGACGAGCGCCCGGAGGAAGTGACCGATTTCCGCAGAAACATCGAGGCGGAAGTCTGGGCCTCCTCCAATGACGAGGATCTGCAAAGCCACCTGCGCGTAGCCGACCTCTGCATCGAGCGGGCCAAGTGCCTGGTGGAATGCGGCAAGGACGTGGTCATCCTGATGGACTCCATCACTCGACTGGCTCGCGCTCACAATTCCGCCAAGAAGTCCGGACGCACCATGTCAGGCGGTCTGGACATCCGGGCCTTGGAAAAGCCGCGTCAGATCTTCGCGGCGGCTCGCAACACCGAAGAAGCCGGCAGCCTGACCATCGTAGCTTCCGCCCTGATCGAAACCGGCAGCCGCATGGACGAACTCATCTTCCAGGAATTCAAGGGCACCGGCAACATGGAGATGGTGCTCAACCGCAAGATCGCCGACATGCGCATCTACCCAGCCATGGACATCGCCACCTCCGGCACCCGCCGCGAGGAGCTGCTCATCCCGGAAGAAAAGCTCGAAGGCATCCACTTCTTCCGCCGCGCCCTGGTTCAGCAAAAGCCCGAAGAGGCCGCCGAAACCATGCTCACTCGACTCTCCAAGACTGAATCCAATCAAGACCTCCTCGATCTGATCAGTCGTTAA
- the acs gene encoding acetate--CoA ligase, producing MAEKITSTSKDGERIAPSSEFKKQATISSLAEYKRLYSESVNAPEKFWNTQAKELLKWRKPWRKTLEWKEPHAKWFVGGKLNVCENCVDRHLGTPRENKAALIFEGETGDQKTLTYKQLHVEVCKFANVLTGLGVKKGDRIAIYMPMNCEAVVAMLASARIGAVHTVIFGGFSSESIKDRVNDCQAKVIVTADGGWRRGSVVELKKNVDDAVKGCPSITNVVVVKHIGHRVSMKVGRDVWYHTLMNDASHKHAAKAFDSETPLFVLYTSGSTGKPKGVLHTSGGYLLGTTMTSKYVFDLKETDTYWCTADIGWITGHSYVTYGILSNGATNVIYEGAPNYPEVDRFWDIVERHRVTIFYTAPTAIRAFMKWGDEPIKKHDLSSLRLLGTVGEPINPEAWRWYYKTIGGERCPIVDTWWQTETGGIMITTLPGAAPSKPGSAGLPFFGVVPKVFDDAGNEVKKGENGKLVLTTPWPSMLRTLYGDNKRYKKVYWSEYKGVYFCGDGCKQDKDGYFWIIGRIDDVLNVSGHRIGTAEVESALVSHPSVAEAAVVGRPHDIKGNAIVCFVTLKQGLEGTDELRRELRDHVGHEIGAHSKPDEIRFAAALPKTRSGKIMRRLLKDIAVGKEIKQDTTTLEDLSVVKQLQAQD from the coding sequence GTGGCAGAAAAGATCACTTCTACGTCGAAGGATGGTGAAAGAATTGCACCTTCGTCCGAATTTAAGAAGCAGGCTACCATTTCGAGTTTGGCCGAATATAAACGGCTTTACTCGGAGTCTGTAAACGCTCCGGAAAAGTTCTGGAATACCCAAGCGAAAGAATTGCTGAAATGGCGCAAGCCATGGCGTAAAACGCTCGAGTGGAAAGAACCCCATGCCAAATGGTTCGTAGGAGGCAAGCTAAATGTTTGCGAGAACTGCGTAGACCGACATCTCGGCACCCCTCGGGAGAACAAGGCCGCCCTGATTTTCGAAGGCGAGACCGGCGACCAGAAGACCTTGACCTACAAGCAGCTCCATGTGGAGGTTTGCAAGTTCGCCAACGTGTTGACGGGCCTCGGAGTGAAGAAAGGCGACCGTATCGCCATCTACATGCCGATGAATTGCGAAGCGGTGGTGGCCATGCTGGCCAGCGCTCGCATCGGCGCTGTGCACACGGTGATTTTCGGCGGATTCAGCTCCGAGTCCATCAAGGATCGCGTCAACGATTGCCAAGCGAAGGTCATCGTGACCGCGGATGGCGGCTGGCGCCGCGGCTCCGTGGTGGAGCTCAAGAAGAACGTCGACGACGCGGTCAAGGGTTGCCCGAGCATCACCAACGTAGTCGTGGTCAAGCATATCGGACACCGCGTATCCATGAAAGTAGGACGCGATGTTTGGTATCACACCCTGATGAACGACGCCAGCCACAAGCACGCCGCCAAGGCGTTCGATTCGGAGACGCCGTTGTTCGTCCTTTATACCAGCGGGAGCACGGGGAAGCCGAAGGGCGTGCTGCACACCAGCGGCGGCTACCTGCTGGGAACCACCATGACGTCGAAGTACGTTTTCGATCTTAAGGAAACCGATACCTACTGGTGCACTGCGGATATCGGCTGGATCACCGGCCACAGCTACGTGACCTACGGCATCCTCAGCAACGGAGCGACCAACGTGATCTACGAAGGAGCTCCCAACTACCCGGAGGTCGACCGATTTTGGGATATCGTGGAACGCCACCGCGTGACCATCTTCTACACCGCCCCGACTGCGATTCGCGCTTTCATGAAGTGGGGCGACGAGCCGATCAAGAAACATGATCTCAGCTCCCTGCGCCTTCTCGGCACCGTGGGCGAGCCCATCAACCCGGAGGCTTGGCGCTGGTACTATAAAACCATTGGCGGCGAGCGTTGTCCAATTGTGGATACATGGTGGCAGACCGAAACGGGCGGTATCATGATCACTACGCTCCCAGGAGCGGCCCCTTCGAAGCCCGGCTCGGCAGGACTTCCTTTCTTTGGCGTGGTGCCCAAGGTTTTCGATGACGCGGGAAACGAGGTGAAGAAGGGGGAAAACGGCAAGCTGGTGCTCACCACGCCGTGGCCTTCCATGCTGCGCACGCTTTACGGCGACAACAAGCGCTACAAGAAAGTCTACTGGAGCGAATACAAGGGCGTCTATTTCTGTGGCGACGGCTGCAAGCAGGACAAGGACGGCTACTTCTGGATCATCGGTCGCATCGACGACGTATTGAACGTTTCAGGACACCGCATCGGCACCGCCGAAGTGGAAAGCGCTTTGGTGAGTCATCCCTCGGTCGCGGAGGCTGCCGTCGTCGGCCGTCCGCACGACATCAAGGGCAACGCCATCGTGTGTTTCGTGACCCTTAAGCAAGGACTCGAAGGCACCGACGAATTGCGTCGCGAGCTGCGCGACCACGTGGGGCACGAAATCGGAGCGCATTCCAAGCCGGATGAGATTCGCTTCGCCGCGGCCTTGCCGAAAACGCGCAGCGGCAAGATCATGCGGCGCCTGCTCAAGGACATCGCGGTCGGCAAGGAGATCAAGCAGGACACCACCACCTTGGAGGACCTGAGCGTGGTCAAGCAATTGCAGGCCCAGGACTAG
- a CDS encoding ribose-phosphate pyrophosphokinase-like domain-containing protein, with protein MKENEPKHIVVGNSSDDPFAIDVAFAMGQLEDVSDMISMKLFANSEFCPRFISDENDRSNIGNKLQGKSIIIVSTSNPNMSRQSLAMRTLMIARAAKENGASKVTLVEPDLYYSAQDRGARPDLGETGFERDTDDLKKFDGQPFTAKLYAEMLKLAGVDRVVTVHNHSTSVQTMFTRVFEGQFYNLIPYDIYVDYLLNSNIVSYGPEGEGLALCAPDKGARDFVREIHRRLGLPKAKSILLDKERTGEREVEIKLHAESEDTFESISGHDVVLFDDMVRTGSTVVKACQFLRQGNPGRTVFALTHFYASGEGRVKMANTAINEILTLNTIPTILNRDVQGRLRKKLVVLKIEKWIAQELCKILGVQSPDQGKSFYQIDMSSKNLRWKRKIWLSEQLQSLKSEG; from the coding sequence GTGAAAGAGAACGAACCGAAACACATCGTCGTTGGTAACTCTTCGGATGACCCTTTCGCCATCGACGTGGCGTTCGCCATGGGGCAACTGGAGGACGTGTCCGACATGATCAGCATGAAGCTGTTCGCCAACTCGGAATTCTGCCCCCGCTTCATTTCCGACGAAAACGACCGCTCGAATATCGGCAACAAGCTGCAGGGCAAGAGCATCATCATCGTCAGCACCAGCAATCCGAACATGAGCAGGCAAAGCCTCGCCATGCGCACGCTCATGATCGCTCGAGCGGCCAAGGAAAACGGGGCGTCGAAGGTCACGCTGGTGGAGCCGGATCTCTACTACAGCGCCCAGGACCGCGGAGCCCGCCCCGATTTGGGGGAAACCGGCTTCGAGCGCGACACCGACGACCTGAAGAAGTTCGATGGCCAGCCTTTCACCGCGAAGCTCTACGCGGAGATGCTGAAGCTGGCCGGCGTCGACCGGGTGGTCACGGTGCACAACCACTCCACCTCGGTGCAAACCATGTTCACGCGGGTGTTCGAAGGGCAGTTCTACAACCTCATCCCCTACGACATCTACGTCGACTACCTGCTGAACTCGAACATCGTGAGCTACGGTCCGGAAGGCGAGGGCCTGGCCCTCTGCGCTCCGGACAAGGGCGCCCGCGATTTCGTGAGGGAGATCCACCGCCGCTTGGGGCTGCCCAAGGCCAAATCCATACTGCTCGACAAGGAGCGCACGGGAGAGCGGGAGGTGGAGATCAAGCTGCACGCGGAGAGCGAAGACACCTTTGAAAGCATTTCCGGCCATGACGTGGTGCTGTTCGACGACATGGTGCGCACGGGCTCAACCGTGGTCAAAGCCTGTCAGTTCCTTCGCCAAGGCAATCCGGGCCGCACGGTTTTCGCTCTGACGCACTTCTACGCCAGCGGCGAGGGCCGCGTGAAGATGGCGAACACCGCCATCAACGAGATTCTTACCCTCAACACCATTCCAACCATTCTCAATCGCGACGTGCAGGGTCGCCTGCGCAAGAAGCTGGTGGTTCTCAAGATCGAGAAGTGGATCGCCCAGGAGCTATGCAAGATCCTCGGCGTCCAGTCGCCCGATCAAGGCAAGAGCTTCTATCAGATCGACATGTCCTCGAAGAATCTGCGCTGGAAACGAAAGATCTGGCTGAGCGAGCAACTGCAGTCGCTCAAGTCCGAAGGATAG